Proteins from a genomic interval of Chroococcidiopsis thermalis PCC 7203:
- a CDS encoding NAD(P)/FAD-dependent oxidoreductase produces MSQQPARICILGGGFGGLYTALRLSQLPWESEKPEIVLIDRSDRFLFSPLLYELLTGELQTWEIAPPFVELLASTGIRFCQGEAAEIDIYEQRVRLQDGIEIPYDRLVLALGGETPLDMVPGASSYAFPFRTLADAYRMEERLRLLEASTADKIRVAIVGGGYSGVELACKLADRLGERGRFRLVELSDQILRTSPEFNREAATKALEKRGIWLDLETKVESIEPNAIALEYKNQVDIIPVDIVVWTIGTRVAPIVRSLPLKQNQRGQLTATSTLQVIDRPEIFALGDLAECRDAAEQQVPGTAQAAVQQADYAAWNIWASLTHRPLLPFRYQNLGEMMTLGIDSATLTGLGIKLEGPLAAIARRLAYLYRLPTLDHQIKVGINWITRPFLQGLEES; encoded by the coding sequence ATGTCCCAACAACCCGCACGTATTTGTATTCTCGGTGGCGGCTTTGGCGGTTTATATACGGCACTACGCCTGAGCCAATTACCTTGGGAATCGGAAAAACCAGAAATTGTCCTAATCGATCGCAGCGATCGCTTCTTATTTTCGCCCTTGTTGTACGAATTGCTCACGGGTGAATTGCAAACTTGGGAAATTGCCCCGCCGTTTGTCGAACTCCTCGCCTCAACTGGGATTCGCTTCTGCCAGGGTGAAGCAGCAGAAATCGATATTTACGAACAGCGAGTTCGGCTGCAAGATGGAATCGAAATTCCCTACGATCGCCTAGTACTAGCTTTAGGTGGTGAAACGCCTCTAGATATGGTTCCTGGGGCATCCTCCTATGCTTTCCCCTTCCGTACCCTTGCCGATGCCTACCGCATGGAAGAAAGGCTGCGGTTACTTGAAGCATCTACAGCAGATAAAATTCGCGTGGCAATTGTAGGGGGAGGATATAGCGGAGTAGAATTGGCGTGTAAGCTGGCAGATCGTCTTGGTGAAAGAGGACGCTTCCGATTAGTAGAACTGAGCGACCAAATTCTCAGAACCTCCCCAGAATTCAACCGCGAAGCAGCCACAAAAGCATTGGAAAAAAGAGGGATTTGGCTCGATCTCGAAACCAAAGTCGAGTCAATCGAACCAAATGCGATCGCCCTGGAATATAAAAATCAAGTCGATATTATTCCTGTAGATATTGTCGTTTGGACGATAGGCACGCGAGTTGCGCCAATCGTGCGATCGCTGCCGCTCAAACAAAACCAACGCGGACAACTCACGGCGACATCGACATTGCAAGTCATAGATCGTCCCGAAATTTTTGCTTTGGGTGACTTAGCTGAATGTCGCGATGCCGCAGAGCAACAAGTTCCCGGTACTGCCCAAGCTGCCGTACAACAGGCAGACTACGCTGCTTGGAATATTTGGGCTTCCTTGACCCACCGTCCTTTACTTCCCTTCCGCTATCAGAATTTAGGGGAAATGATGACTCTAGGGATTGACAGTGCCACGCTTACGGGTTTGGGAATTAAGCTAGAGGGTCCTCTCGCCGCGATCGCCCGTCGTCTGGCTTATTTATATCGACTGCCAACTCTAGATCATCAAATTAAGGTGGGCATCAATTGGATTACCCGCCCGTTTTTGCAGGGACTAGAAGAGAGCTGA
- a CDS encoding WD40 repeat domain-containing protein has translation MPPQSLVSIAIAIACQLLVVSYQGAESREQGGRELRELRELGRLREKPLASHLLPLASSHAPLTTHHPITNYQLPITNYQLPLLLTRLWQGKFQVDTISGGHRRAVYSVAFSPNSQMIASSGGDRTIKVWYLAGKRLLQTYIAHRDWVSSLAFMPDKTGQKTILASGSGDRTVKVWNLRHRRLIRTFVGHKDWVSSVAFSPNGKLLASGSGDNTVRLWNLRTGKAARVISEGSGVTAIAFSPDGKTLASSTFFNSVQLWDVESGELIRTFTGHKRPVYAIAFSPDGETLASGSNNGQMILWRVESGKLQETIKAHKKEVTSLSFSADGDTLASASGDKTIKLWNPANGELLRSLSDHSAGVTCVTFSPRGHFASGSKDRTIKIWREKS, from the coding sequence ATGCCACCTCAGTCTTTAGTTTCCATTGCTATTGCGATCGCCTGTCAGTTGTTAGTTGTCAGCTATCAGGGAGCAGAGAGCAGGGAGCAGGGAGGAAGAGAGCTGAGGGAGCTGAGGGAACTGGGGAGGCTGAGGGAGAAACCTCTCGCCTCTCACCTCTTGCCTCTCGCCTCTTCTCACGCACCACTCACCACTCACCACCCAATTACCAATTACCAATTACCAATTACCAATTACCAACTACCATTACTCCTAACTCGTCTGTGGCAGGGAAAATTTCAAGTCGATACGATTAGCGGTGGGCATCGACGGGCAGTTTATTCAGTAGCGTTCAGCCCGAACAGCCAGATGATTGCAAGTAGCGGTGGAGATCGGACGATCAAAGTCTGGTATTTGGCAGGGAAAAGATTATTGCAAACTTATATAGCACACAGAGATTGGGTGAGTTCTCTCGCGTTTATGCCCGACAAAACCGGACAAAAAACGATTCTTGCTAGTGGGAGTGGGGATAGAACAGTCAAGGTGTGGAATTTACGGCATAGAAGATTAATTCGTACCTTTGTAGGACATAAAGATTGGGTAAGTTCGGTAGCGTTTAGCCCGAATGGAAAACTCTTGGCAAGTGGAAGTGGAGATAACACCGTGAGGTTATGGAACCTCAGAACTGGCAAAGCCGCGCGCGTCATCAGCGAAGGCAGTGGAGTTACGGCGATCGCCTTTAGTCCCGATGGCAAAACCCTAGCTAGCAGCACTTTTTTCAATAGCGTCCAACTCTGGGATGTCGAGAGTGGCGAACTGATTCGTACTTTTACCGGACACAAACGTCCAGTCTACGCGATCGCCTTTAGTCCCGATGGCGAAACTCTTGCCAGTGGTAGCAATAACGGGCAAATGATTCTATGGCGAGTTGAAAGCGGTAAGTTACAAGAAACTATCAAAGCCCACAAAAAAGAAGTCACGTCGCTGTCTTTTAGCGCGGATGGCGACACCCTCGCCAGCGCCAGTGGAGACAAAACGATTAAATTGTGGAATCCTGCCAATGGAGAATTACTGCGCAGCTTATCAGATCATTCAGCTGGAGTCACGTGCGTTACCTTCAGCCCCAGAGGACATTTCGCTAGCGGTAGCAAGGATAGAACGATTAAAATTTGGCGAGAAAAATCTTAA
- a CDS encoding diacylglycerol/polyprenol kinase family protein, translated as MTVLIESLMADFPLLARIPTLWLQIAVVGVWLGIVLAIAGAVSRFANSDPEIVRKIVHIGTGNVILFAWLLNIPAWVGIGASVLAGIATLLSYRLPLLPGINSIGRKSLGTFFYAVSIGVLVAWFWAVQKPYFAALGILIMTWGDGLAALIGQRYGKHVYTVGGVKKSWEGSLTMAVVSYIVSSSILVAVHGNSSLVWLVAFVVALVATGLEAFSWYGIDNLSVPIASAGLGFLLTQLL; from the coding sequence ATGACTGTTTTGATTGAGTCTTTGATGGCTGATTTTCCGCTACTGGCTCGAATTCCTACTCTCTGGCTACAGATAGCGGTGGTAGGAGTTTGGCTCGGAATTGTTCTGGCGATCGCAGGTGCAGTTAGCCGTTTCGCAAATAGCGATCCCGAAATTGTGCGGAAAATCGTTCACATTGGTACTGGCAATGTCATTTTATTCGCTTGGTTATTAAATATTCCCGCCTGGGTAGGGATTGGCGCATCAGTATTAGCAGGTATTGCGACTTTATTATCCTATCGCTTGCCACTTCTACCAGGAATCAACAGTATCGGACGCAAGAGCTTAGGGACGTTTTTCTACGCTGTAAGCATCGGCGTTTTGGTCGCTTGGTTTTGGGCAGTACAGAAACCCTACTTCGCTGCCTTGGGCATACTCATCATGACTTGGGGTGATGGACTCGCAGCTTTAATCGGACAGCGTTACGGAAAGCACGTCTACACGGTCGGAGGTGTGAAAAAAAGCTGGGAAGGCTCTTTGACTATGGCTGTAGTCAGCTACATTGTGAGTAGCTCCATTCTCGTAGCCGTACATGGTAATTCTTCGTTAGTTTGGCTCGTGGCTTTTGTAGTTGCTTTGGTAGCTACAGGTCTAGAAGCTTTTTCTTGGTACGGCATTGATAATTTATCTGTACCCATAGCTAGCGCCGGGTTGGGATTTCTCCTGACTCAGTTGTTGTAA
- a CDS encoding serine/threonine-protein kinase has translation MRGKLLGGRYQVVEVLANGGFGQTYVAQDMHRPGNPRCVVKHLQPASVNSKFLHNARRLFQTEAEILEQLGNHDQIPRLLAYFEEHQEFYLVQEFIQGHTLTKELLPGDRWEESKVYQLLQEVLEILVFVHAHAAIHRDIKPDNLIRRIADGKLVLVDFGSVKQVWTQVFTRTGQQENSPPATIAIGTPGYMPTEQGQGRPQPNSDIYALGTIAIQALTGMNPSQLAEQSDTGEIEWRQHAKVSEGLGAVIAKMVRYNSKNRYQTAVAALVALRQLANFPTLLQPVIGIQPPPASHFNQSNVEKYLTLVGTPKGIEREVKTELPENHAETHTVTMAGLDTNPTTEVATQAIPVLERIPDPPAIALVNPDRSTPAKASRTRQRYPLRVGAALTAVLASVAAMYVTNWHPVADPEQTLEQMNALKTARKYQECIDLASTHSSTNAKLQAGLQQCRLAQAQQLAATDLSAAIALSSQIPSTDPLYPLAKPSIAQWTNRLLEKAKTDYEAGNLPQAIALVKAIPITNPVYQTAQTAIAQWQRDWQNNRAAWEAAKSAAAVGKWQDVLQATRKVTIHPYWQQQIAPLAQQAAIKIALASNTAIPPQQSRAATKPPQSRTQPVVTPSRPKTTDRPRSRPNRSRTAIATPTSRPQSRIRQTTVRRTTVRRLQPISRRVKPAIARRTNRPIRRRARFPVGNTRSLYNWQTKTVP, from the coding sequence ATGAGAGGCAAGTTGCTAGGCGGGCGTTACCAAGTTGTAGAAGTTTTAGCCAATGGTGGTTTTGGTCAAACATACGTAGCCCAAGACATGCATCGACCAGGAAATCCTCGATGTGTCGTTAAGCACCTCCAGCCTGCTAGCGTCAACTCTAAATTTTTGCACAATGCCAGGCGGTTGTTTCAAACAGAAGCAGAAATTTTAGAGCAACTCGGCAATCACGACCAGATTCCTCGGTTACTAGCTTATTTTGAAGAACACCAAGAGTTTTATCTCGTTCAAGAGTTCATTCAAGGACATACTCTTACCAAAGAATTACTTCCAGGCGATCGCTGGGAAGAAAGTAAAGTCTACCAACTGCTACAAGAAGTCCTAGAAATATTGGTTTTCGTCCACGCTCACGCAGCAATTCATCGTGATATTAAACCTGACAATCTCATCCGGCGAATTGCAGATGGCAAGTTAGTCTTAGTAGATTTTGGTTCAGTCAAACAGGTTTGGACGCAGGTGTTTACGCGAACCGGGCAACAGGAAAATAGCCCGCCAGCCACGATCGCGATCGGGACTCCTGGTTACATGCCCACAGAACAAGGTCAAGGTAGACCTCAACCCAATAGCGATATTTATGCCCTCGGCACGATCGCCATTCAAGCTCTCACAGGGATGAATCCTTCCCAGTTAGCAGAACAGTCAGACACTGGCGAAATTGAGTGGCGACAACATGCCAAAGTCAGCGAGGGACTGGGGGCAGTCATCGCCAAGATGGTGCGCTACAACAGCAAAAATCGCTATCAAACAGCGGTAGCTGCTTTGGTTGCCCTGCGCCAACTCGCCAATTTTCCCACATTACTGCAACCAGTTATAGGAATTCAACCGCCACCTGCATCTCACTTCAACCAGTCGAACGTCGAGAAATATCTGACTCTGGTTGGCACACCTAAAGGCATAGAGCGTGAAGTGAAAACCGAGCTGCCTGAAAATCATGCCGAGACTCATACTGTGACGATGGCAGGACTCGACACGAACCCAACTACCGAGGTTGCCACCCAAGCAATACCAGTTCTAGAACGGATACCCGACCCGCCCGCTATCGCATTAGTAAACCCCGATCGGTCAACTCCTGCTAAAGCCTCCAGAACGCGACAGCGCTATCCCCTCCGCGTGGGAGCAGCACTCACGGCTGTCTTAGCAAGCGTAGCAGCGATGTACGTAACGAATTGGCATCCAGTCGCAGATCCAGAGCAAACTCTGGAGCAGATGAACGCGCTCAAAACTGCGAGAAAATACCAAGAGTGCATCGATCTAGCATCGACTCACAGTAGTACCAACGCCAAACTTCAAGCCGGACTTCAACAGTGTCGCCTCGCCCAGGCACAGCAGCTAGCTGCCACCGATCTATCGGCTGCGATCGCCCTAAGCAGTCAAATTCCCAGCACCGATCCGCTTTATCCCTTAGCTAAACCTTCGATCGCGCAGTGGACGAACCGTTTATTAGAAAAAGCGAAAACCGATTACGAAGCAGGAAACTTACCACAGGCGATCGCCTTAGTTAAAGCAATTCCCATCACTAACCCCGTCTATCAAACAGCCCAAACTGCAATTGCCCAATGGCAGCGAGACTGGCAAAACAACCGCGCCGCTTGGGAGGCAGCAAAAAGCGCCGCCGCTGTGGGTAAGTGGCAAGATGTCCTCCAAGCTACCAGAAAAGTTACTATTCATCCCTACTGGCAACAGCAGATCGCTCCTCTTGCCCAACAAGCAGCCATTAAAATTGCTTTAGCGTCCAATACCGCTATCCCACCGCAACAGTCTAGAGCGGCAACAAAACCGCCCCAATCGCGAACGCAGCCCGTCGTAACTCCATCTAGACCCAAAACTACCGATCGCCCCCGCAGCCGCCCCAACCGCTCTAGAACCGCGATCGCAACTCCTACCTCCCGTCCTCAATCGAGGATAAGACAAACGACTGTGAGACGAACAACTGTAAGGCGATTGCAACCCATCTCTAGACGAGTCAAACCCGCGATCGCCAGACGCACCAACCGCCCAATCCGCAGACGCGCCCGTTTTCCAGTCGGAAACACCAGAAGTTTATACAACTGGCAAACAAAAACCGTGCCTTAA
- a CDS encoding helix-turn-helix domain-containing protein has translation MTRQPSPPAIGAIVKSIRKRRNLTLEQLAQRSHVSKSMLSQIERELTNPTIATLWSLAHALDVSITELVSQAHVETAIAPTKIEVMRSHHTPTIASQDSKCKLRILSPISSAGATEWYELVMQPNACLESEPHASGSYEHLTVLRGNLLVKSSTCEQTLNAGDTARYPADLHHQIQNIGAEEARALLVYVL, from the coding sequence ATGACCCGCCAGCCTTCCCCTCCAGCAATCGGGGCGATCGTTAAATCTATCCGCAAACGCCGTAATTTGACTCTGGAACAACTCGCTCAACGCTCTCATGTCTCTAAGTCGATGCTGTCGCAGATCGAACGAGAGTTAACAAATCCGACGATCGCCACTTTATGGAGTCTCGCCCATGCCTTGGATGTCAGTATTACCGAGTTAGTCAGTCAAGCGCATGTGGAAACCGCGATCGCGCCTACGAAAATTGAGGTGATGCGATCGCACCATACCCCCACAATCGCCAGCCAAGATAGTAAGTGTAAGTTACGAATTTTAAGCCCGATCTCATCTGCTGGTGCTACTGAGTGGTACGAACTGGTGATGCAACCCAATGCCTGTTTGGAGAGCGAACCACACGCCTCCGGTAGTTACGAGCATTTAACTGTTTTGCGCGGAAATTTGCTAGTTAAAAGCAGTACATGCGAGCAAACTCTAAACGCAGGCGATACAGCGAGATATCCTGCGGATCTTCATCACCAGATTCAAAATATTGGCGCGGAGGAAGCACGGGCATTACTCGTTTATGTTTTATAG
- a CDS encoding M15 family metallopeptidase codes for MKPYQQIQITECGEPLVEIPLEKFAVESPHPYQLLGAPYQGRSPYHLRQGVLNRLLQAQTYLQQSHPQWRIQIFDAYRPIAVQRFMVDYAFSLVLQAEGLTVEQLSPDRQQALWQQVYQIWAIPSTDPKTPPPHSTGAAVDITLVDAAGMTVNMGSPIDEMSARSQPDYFANSADPVEQEYHERRQLLQDIMLKAEFTRHPGEWWHFSFGDQMWAWLSDRPVAQYGGIV; via the coding sequence ATGAAACCTTACCAACAGATTCAAATTACAGAGTGTGGGGAACCGCTAGTAGAAATTCCTTTAGAAAAGTTTGCTGTAGAGTCACCCCATCCCTACCAATTACTAGGTGCGCCTTATCAAGGGCGATCGCCTTATCATCTTCGACAAGGCGTACTGAATCGCCTACTGCAAGCCCAAACCTATCTTCAACAATCTCATCCCCAGTGGCGCATTCAGATTTTCGATGCCTATCGTCCAATTGCCGTTCAACGATTTATGGTAGATTATGCCTTCAGCCTCGTTTTGCAAGCAGAAGGACTGACGGTAGAACAATTATCTCCCGACCGACAACAGGCTTTATGGCAGCAAGTGTATCAAATTTGGGCAATTCCTAGCACCGATCCCAAGACTCCCCCACCTCACAGTACGGGTGCAGCAGTCGATATTACCTTGGTAGATGCGGCTGGAATGACAGTAAATATGGGTTCTCCGATTGATGAGATGTCAGCGCGATCGCAGCCCGATTATTTCGCAAATAGCGCCGATCCTGTAGAGCAGGAATATCACGAGCGCCGCCAGTTATTGCAAGATATCATGCTCAAAGCTGAGTTTACGCGCCATCCTGGGGAATGGTGGCATTTTTCCTTCGGCGATCAAATGTGGGCATGGCTGAGCGATCGCCCTGTAGCTCAGTATGGTGGTATCGTGTAG
- a CDS encoding glycosyltransferase family 39 protein: MQTTIKQFKKLQPSKFTAFTLNRISFVIIGFGILVRLVQYLFNRSLWNDEAALALNIVNRSYLELLQPLDYNQGAPLGFLMVEKLAVQLFGNNEYALRLFPLVSSIASLFLFYHLAKRCLQKPAIPIALTLFVGLEYLLYFASEVKQYSTDVAVAILGATIGVSLNRKKIEPFQLIAYAIGGAIAVWFSHPAIFVLAGVGIYHVLAGWQQKNREKLIIVLAVTSIWLISFASLYFLSLRNLGESAYLLRSWTNKYAFPTSIFDINWSYLRYIKLFKDPLGFSEPLVIVPRLVCLAGFISLWYRKREILFILISPFLVTLLAGYLQKYPFHSRLVVFLTPFFILGIAEGSYFIWQKTCRNKLTAIIGMLIISLLLAVPIANATHRLVQPQTKQEIKQVMSYVKTHQQPGDILYIYQRAEYQFRYYAAKYGYREGDYIMGIDDLDEYDGKGMSEQEWQRYQNDFDQLRGKRRVWVILSHITHVPNEQQRILTYLDSMGQKIDVFTVPGSFAYLYDFS, from the coding sequence ATGCAAACTACTATAAAGCAATTTAAAAAGCTTCAACCCAGCAAATTTACTGCTTTCACTCTAAACAGAATATCATTCGTCATTATCGGCTTTGGTATCCTAGTCAGGCTAGTTCAATATCTATTTAATCGTTCTTTATGGAATGACGAAGCCGCACTAGCGTTAAATATTGTCAATCGCTCGTATTTAGAATTGCTCCAGCCTTTAGATTACAACCAAGGCGCACCCCTTGGCTTTTTAATGGTGGAAAAGTTAGCAGTTCAGTTATTTGGTAATAACGAGTATGCTTTAAGACTCTTTCCTTTAGTTTCTAGTATTGCTTCTTTATTCTTATTTTACCATTTGGCAAAAAGATGTTTGCAAAAACCAGCTATCCCCATTGCCTTAACTCTTTTTGTTGGTTTAGAGTATTTGCTTTACTTTGCTTCTGAAGTCAAACAGTATTCAACTGATGTAGCCGTCGCCATACTTGGCGCTACAATTGGAGTATCTTTGAATCGGAAAAAGATCGAGCCTTTTCAACTAATAGCATATGCAATAGGAGGTGCGATCGCAGTTTGGTTTTCCCATCCAGCAATTTTTGTTTTGGCAGGCGTAGGAATATATCATGTATTAGCTGGGTGGCAGCAAAAAAATAGAGAAAAGTTAATTATAGTATTGGCAGTAACTTCGATTTGGTTGATAAGCTTTGCTAGCTTATATTTTTTATCTTTGAGAAATCTCGGTGAAAGTGCATATTTATTGCGATCGTGGACAAACAAGTATGCTTTTCCTACCTCAATATTTGATATTAACTGGTCGTATTTAAGATATATCAAATTGTTCAAAGATCCTTTAGGTTTTTCCGAACCTTTGGTTATTGTTCCACGGTTAGTTTGTCTAGCTGGATTTATCTCCCTCTGGTATCGGAAAAGAGAAATCCTATTTATTCTAATTTCTCCTTTCTTAGTGACGTTGCTTGCAGGTTATCTACAAAAATATCCTTTTCACAGTCGCTTAGTTGTCTTTTTAACTCCCTTTTTTATTTTAGGAATTGCAGAGGGAAGCTATTTCATTTGGCAGAAAACTTGTAGAAATAAATTGACTGCTATTATCGGTATGTTAATTATCAGCTTGCTGCTTGCTGTTCCTATAGCCAATGCTACCCATCGTCTAGTACAGCCACAAACGAAACAAGAAATCAAGCAAGTTATGAGTTACGTAAAAACTCATCAACAGCCAGGAGATATTTTATACATTTATCAAAGAGCTGAATATCAATTTAGATATTATGCTGCAAAATATGGCTACCGTGAGGGTGATTACATTATGGGAATAGACGATCTCGATGAATATGATGGGAAGGGAATGTCAGAACAAGAATGGCAAAGATATCAAAATGATTTCGACCAACTGCGTGGGAAGAGAAGGGTGTGGGTCATATTATCTCACATTACTCACGTTCCAAATGAGCAGCAAAGAATTTTAACTTATTTAGATAGTATGGGTCAAAAAATTGATGTTTTTACAGTTCCCGGTTCGTTTGCGTACTTATATGATTTTTCTTAA
- the yidD gene encoding membrane protein insertion efficiency factor YidD produces the protein MKIGLIWLIRGYRMLISPLLLPSCRFHPTCSTYAIEAIERFGAWRGGILAVRRILRCHPWHPGGYDPVPAGREQLSATSDQ, from the coding sequence TTGAAGATCGGATTAATTTGGTTAATTCGGGGCTATCGAATGTTAATTTCTCCTCTATTGCTGCCATCGTGTCGGTTTCATCCTACCTGTTCTACTTACGCCATAGAAGCGATCGAACGTTTTGGCGCTTGGCGGGGTGGAATTTTGGCAGTGCGACGCATCTTACGCTGTCATCCCTGGCATCCAGGCGGCTACGATCCTGTACCAGCAGGGAGGGAGCAGTTATCAGCGACCAGTGACCAGTGA
- a CDS encoding DUF6798 domain-containing protein: MKINLIPWKKKFLSISQFLLIAFVFGISYTQRPLYYDNQTTKFFHGLAQAGYGFLENDWFASTIDPLPAFTFLVKITHLYLNEYAFYLYYIIIFGVYIYSLTGIVSFIFPIGINSRKNVDAKVNSDRLKYLVFFAVLIVLHSINIQIKALDLDTALNIHYGVAEQYVLGPYFQPSNFGVFIIFSIYRFLHRNYFLAVACLAIAATFHPTYLMGAAIICLTYLIIIYKNERSLIKVISVGGVATLLLLPVFSYMYFQFRPTTAELWAKSQYIIVQLRIPHHSIPQIFLSKPSAYLQILLVVIALYLIRKTKVFATLFIPFLIIVTLTIIQIFYPNNTIAFVAPWRLSAVLVPIATSIIVAWLVSYLFDRYFQVKHKRSVMAASLATISMVFVLGLYNQGQMFVEQDRSVPMLNYVKKTTQQEDLYLVPNKNKELRKFRVYTGAPILVNFKSHPYKDVEVLEWYERNLAAQAFYESPSDRQCDILKQLVADYQINKVVTESQNFNASCTFLAQLYKDDRYGVYQLKK, translated from the coding sequence ATGAAAATCAATCTAATTCCCTGGAAAAAAAAGTTTCTGTCAATAAGTCAGTTTTTACTTATTGCTTTTGTCTTTGGAATTTCATACACTCAAAGACCTTTATACTACGACAATCAAACAACTAAATTTTTTCATGGACTAGCACAAGCTGGCTATGGTTTTTTGGAAAATGATTGGTTTGCAAGCACTATCGATCCTTTACCAGCTTTTACTTTTTTAGTTAAGATAACTCATTTATATTTAAATGAATATGCTTTTTATCTTTATTATATAATTATTTTTGGCGTATACATTTACAGTTTGACTGGAATTGTTTCATTTATTTTCCCAATTGGCATCAACTCTAGAAAAAACGTAGATGCTAAAGTCAATAGCGATCGCCTAAAATATTTAGTTTTTTTTGCTGTACTAATCGTCCTCCATTCGATCAATATTCAAATTAAAGCTCTCGATTTAGATACGGCTTTAAATATTCATTATGGAGTTGCAGAACAATACGTTCTCGGACCTTACTTTCAACCGAGTAATTTTGGTGTTTTTATCATTTTCTCGATTTATCGGTTTCTCCACCGAAATTATTTCTTAGCTGTAGCTTGTCTAGCTATAGCAGCTACTTTTCATCCCACATATCTTATGGGTGCAGCAATTATTTGCTTGACTTACTTAATTATTATCTATAAAAATGAACGTAGTTTGATTAAAGTCATATCAGTTGGAGGCGTAGCAACTCTATTATTACTACCAGTATTTAGTTATATGTATTTTCAGTTCAGACCAACCACCGCTGAACTGTGGGCAAAATCTCAATATATCATCGTCCAATTGAGAATCCCTCACCATTCTATCCCTCAAATCTTTTTAAGTAAACCTTCGGCTTATTTACAAATTCTTTTAGTTGTTATAGCACTGTATTTAATTAGAAAAACTAAAGTTTTTGCGACTCTATTTATTCCTTTCTTAATTATTGTTACTTTAACTATTATTCAAATATTCTACCCCAATAACACAATAGCTTTTGTTGCTCCTTGGCGACTGTCTGCGGTTTTAGTACCGATCGCCACTAGTATTATAGTTGCTTGGCTCGTATCTTACTTATTCGATCGCTACTTTCAAGTAAAACACAAACGCTCGGTGATGGCGGCGAGTTTAGCTACAATATCTATGGTTTTTGTGCTTGGCTTGTACAATCAAGGACAAATGTTTGTAGAACAAGATAGAAGCGTTCCAATGTTGAATTATGTCAAAAAAACAACGCAACAAGAAGATCTCTATCTAGTCCCAAATAAAAATAAAGAGTTACGCAAATTTAGAGTTTATACAGGCGCTCCCATTCTGGTTAACTTTAAATCACATCCCTACAAAGATGTCGAAGTTTTAGAGTGGTATGAAAGAAATTTAGCCGCACAAGCATTTTATGAATCGCCAAGCGATCGCCAGTGCGACATTTTAAAACAACTCGTAGCCGATTATCAAATTAACAAAGTCGTCACCGAAAGCCAAAATTTCAATGCTAGTTGCACCTTCTTAGCTCAACTCTACAAAGACGATCGCTATGGGGTTTATCAGCTTAAAAAGTGA